GTTGAAGAAACTGCCACGGCTGGCGCGGTGAAGCTCACGGTCGCCGTCGTTGGACTTGAAGGCGTCACGGCAATGCCGATCAAAGCCGGGCCTGAAGTCTGAACAACCGTGAAAGTGAGCGGCGTGAGCGCGGGAACGTTAGGATCAGATCCGCTGGCGACAAAGCTTGCGCCCGTGCCGGAAACCACCGTGAGCGGAGCCACAGAATTTACGGTCGGGTTTCCAGGTGCGTTGATGGTTACAGAAGTGGCCGCCACTGAAGCGCCACCGCAATTCGTCGCGGTGAAAGTCAGAGGCACGACCGTAGTCGCAGCAACCACTGGCGCCGTGTAAACCGGGTTCGCGATCGATAAATTAGACAACGTTCCCACTCCCGGAGCAGCCCAGGAGAAAGTTACGGGGGCCGTCCCCGGTGACGATCCGGCCAGGGTCACCGCTCCGCCCGATGCGACCGTATAAGGCCCACCAGCATTGGCGATTGCTGCTGTGCAAGCCGGAGCCGGCGTAACATTGCTGGGCCACGGATTGAGTTGCCCCACTTGCGTTCCCGCAGCCGAGGTATATCCGCCCTGTGCGAGGAACGGAATCGTGTTGAAATTATTTTCTGGGATCGGCGCGCCGGGCACGTTCTCTGGGAAGATGTATTCGAGAATCGGCGCGTGGTACTGGCCGTAAACAATCCCGTTGGCCGACCGCGGCGAAGCAGCGGTAATGGGCGCCGTAAATGCTCCCTGGATCACGGCGCGCATCTCTCGCGGCGGCGGCAGGAAGTTGCCGGCGGCGTTCATCACGCAGTTCTTCACGGTTGCAGCCGAGCCAAAAGGCAAACAAGGCGGACGAAAACGCCAGCGCCCTTTCACCGCACCAATCGGCGGGCCAGGATCCACGCTGATGGTGCCAAAGTCGCGGTCCGTGGCTGCTCCGGTGATGCCATCGAAATCGATGCCATAAAGATGGATAATTCTCTGCGCCAAGCCGGTGGGATCAACGTCAGTCGTCATTCCTTCAAAGCGCGTGCGGACCACCGCTTCACCAGCGCCCAGCACCGTAAGTCCTCCAGTGCCGATGATCGTGACTTCAGTGGCAACATACGCTGGATTGGTGCCCGGGAAAGTGTAGATAGCAACGTTGTTGCTGATTGTGTGCGCGGAGATGTAAGTGTTGGCGTCGCCCGGCCATGGGCCGGCAGTTTGGCCGGCGGTGAGCCCTGGATCTGCAACCACTGTTCCCGCGAACGTGATCCAGTCGCCAACTTCCAGCGGTGCCTGAATGGTTGGATCAGGTGAGCCGCCACCCGGAGGAAGCGTTGTGAAATTAGTGGCAAACCCAACCGCGGGCGCGACGGCGAGAGGCCTCTGCGTCAACGGGCATCGCGCATCGTCCGGATTGCCGGGGACCGATGGATCAGCCAGAACGCGCGGCATGCACATGGGGAAGCCCGTTGCAGAAGCAATGGTGGGATTGTCCTGGTCGGCCTGGAAGTGCGGATCAGGTGATTGTCCGCGGCTGTAACGTCCCGTTCCTACAGCAACGTCTCCAGCGGCAGTGATTACAGGATCATTAATTTGCACGCGCGCGCCGCTGGCGCAATTGCCAATCACGCCGCCCACACGCATCTCACCATTGGTGTAGTTGATGCAGTTGATGTATCCAGAGCCGGTGTTCAGGGCGTGCTGGGAAATGTAAATCAGTCCGGCTATGTACACGTCCGCACCCGCGGGCCCGCCCAGCACACGATTGCCAACGACTTGCGCTTCATACGTAGTAAGAGGCGCTGGAACGTCTGAAAGGGCCATGCCTGTGCTCGGTCCGCCGGCGGCCAGCAAGCCATACGGGGCTGGAGCGTTGGCAAAAAGTTCCTGCCACGTCAGCGCGCTTGCGGGCAGGATCACAATCGTTTCCGCCGGAACAATAATCACATGGCCGTTCACGGTAATCGATCCGCCCTGGTGTGCGGTGCCGGCGGCTGGAATGGGGCCGCCCAGTGAAGCCGATTGAATAAAGCCTGAAATGTCAAATTGCGTCGATGCCGGTATTGGCAGCTGTGCCCATGCTGGGCTCGCCATGGCGAGCAGGTTGAGAAGCAGGATGCCTAGCACCCTTGTAAACGTGCTGCTTGTTGTGCTGAACCGTGGAAGCCTGGAGCAGGCGTAACTGGAGCCTGCACCCTGGGGGAGTTGTGCCGTCATCATGTTTAGCTCATCCTTCAATGCTTAAAATTTGCGCAAGTATGCATGCCATTGAGCCGAGTACTGCTCGGAAGAGCTCATTGGCAAAACAATTTTCTATTGTTTGCTTGCTTGTAAGTTAGCTGTAACGCCTGGCGCGAACGGAATTACTCGCGTTTCTGGCCTGTAATGGTTCCTGTCCGGAAAACAGGCCCCTCCGGAAGTTCTGGCCCAGTGAAAGGAGGTTGCGGATTTGCGATCTGGTCCGCGGTCTGCTTATTACAAAAGCGCCGGACCCAGGAGCCGGCGCAAACATCTCGCCGCGCTGTCCGGGTTCTTTAACAATTTTTTAATTGAATGGAGGATTCGAGTACTCACATTCAGTTTGTGATTTGTAACTGTCATCTATGTAGTGCGAGTCAGGTGTTCATCTGATACAGCTTGACCATAATTAATTTCCCTAATCACATTCTTTCGCCGGCAATTTGGAATGCGGAAAAAGATGAAAGGAGTTCCAATTTGGCCATATGCACCATTGCCAAACTGATAGGCGTCACGCCATAAGTTCTTTACAGCCAAGTTCCGGCAGTGGTGGGGACATTAGTTGCGTGCAGGGGCGGCAGAAAGACCGTTGCTGGGCGAGATATTGCGCTTTTCGGCGACGATGGGCGCGAAGAGATGACTTGAACTAGGGTTCTCCGTTTAGATCTCGATGAGCGGCGCAAATGCACGGCGCTTTTCTTGCTCATTTGCTCTCGCGCGCAACGGCTGAGTGTCTTCTTCGCGCGGCAAATTAGCAGGCGCAGGTGATTGCGATTGACTCCAAACTTCACGCAGATCTCGTCTCGGTCTTTCTCTTCCAGAAAGGTGGCCTTCAGGATGGCGCGGGCCCGAGGAGACAGGCCCGAAAGCATTCTTTGTACGCGGTCCGCTCTTTCAGCGGCCATCGCACGTGCATCTGGGCCGGGCGCGTTGCTGACCACGTCGAGTTCCGGATCCAAAGGCGCCACCTTCTTCTGTCGCCGATATGTCTCATGCAGCACGTTATTGCACACCCCGAGCACAAAATATTCAAAACGCTCAGGGTCGCGAATGCTCTGGTTCGAGCGAAGAAATGTCAGGACTCGCAAAAATGTTTCTTGCCGCAGCTCGCGCGCCAACTCGGTGGAGCGCAGATGCTTGCGCAACTTCCGCAGCAACATGGGGCTGAAGTGTGAGACAAAATGTTCTTCCGTAGCAGGATCTCTCTGCCGTAGTGAATGAACATATGTCGCATTGAATTCAAATGAAGGCAATACACCTGGGGAAGCCATGGTTTCTCGCTCCTCGCACCGGGTTTCTTGCGTTTAGCGGATGACTGATGCGCTCAATCCGCGTAGCTTGTACCCGGTAAAAAATTGGCTCGGTTTCATTTGAAGTAGCGATGCGAACAATGAAATTCCGCCAACTTGTCTGGAATCTTTCTTGCAATTGCTCCATTTGCCATGGCCGGCGACAATCTGTTCTAGTTTCGGCTTTGAATGGGAAGCTACGGAAAGTCTTGCACTTCTGCTACTTAGACCTATAATTGGCCGATCTGAACCACCAAGAGGCAAGAAAGACTGTGTCCACGAACGATAAGGACCTCACCGTGCTTCTCCATAGATGGAGGGACGGGGACCCGGATGCGGAAGAACAACTCTTCCGGTTGCTCATGCCGGATCTCCGCAAGCTTGCGGCTCGCTGCCTGCGGAGCGAGCGTCCTGACCATTCTGTGCAAAAAAGTGATCTGGTAAATGAATGTTTTATAAGGCTTTTGAATGCCAGAAAGATTGATTGGCGGGATCGGGGCCATTTCTTCGCTATAGTCACTGTGAAGATGCGGCGTTTTCTTATCGATTACGCCAGAAAGAAACATATCAAGCCCCTGCCTTTGGAAGGGTTACCCGAAGGCCTTCTGGCAGGACGCAACTGGCTTGAAAAAGCCGTAGTGATCGACGAGTTATTAGATGAGCTAGAGAAAGAATTTCCCATCCGGTGCAGCGTGGTGGTATTCCGGTCCTATTTAGGGCTAAGCACGAAAGAAACCGCGGAAAAGCTCGCCTTGACGGAGGCAAGCGTTGAACACGAATGGCACCGCGGCAAAAAATGGCTTCATCAGAAATTGAGCGAGGGGAAATGCTAGACAGAGAAGAGCGGCTGATGGGCCTGGTGCGGGAGACGCTCCGAACCCCTCCCGGTCAGCGCGAAACCTATCTGCGTGCCGCGTGTCATCAAGATCAAGACCTTTATTCGGAAGTATCCGAGATAGTGGAGTGGGAAGAACGCATGGGGGACTTCATGCGTGATCCTTTAGTTGGACTCATCGATCTGGAGGCCCTGGATCGTCCTTTCAAGCCGCACCAGGTGATTGCAGACGGGTTTGAAATCATACGCGAAGTCGGCGATGGCGGCATGGGCGTCGTATATGAAGCTTATGATCGCAAGCGGCAGCAGCGCATCGCCATTAAGTGCGCCAAATTAGGGTATGAGCGTCTCTCGCCGGAATTGCGTGGTGCGCTAAAGGTACGCCATCCAAACGTCTGTCTGGTAAATGAGATACATACGGCGGACACGGATCTGGGCGAGTTGGATTTCCTCACGATGGAGTTTCTCGATGGGGAAACCCTGCTCAGCCGCCTATCCCGTGGCAAGCTGGAACATGAAGAGGCATTAAAGTTTGCCCGCCAGCTTTGCGCCGGATTGGCTGAAGCCCATCGTTGCGGCGTTCTGCACCGCGATTTAAAGCCTGCCAACATAATCCTCTCTCCCGGAACAAATAAAGAACTGCGCGCAGTGATCACGGATTTCGGGCTGGCAGCTGACCAGGATGGAAACACTGATCTCATCGGCGGTACTCCCAGCTACATGGCGCCTGAATTGAAGCAGGACGGCACCGCATCGCCCGCCTCGGATATTTATGCGCTCGGAGTAATTCTCCATGAGATGGTGACCGGATCAAAGCCATTCACCCAAGCCGCCAACAGTCATGACGACGCGCAATTGTATGCTGTCCCCGGCAAGCCTATTAAGAAGTTGCCGCGAATTTGGGCTGATGCTATTCGCCCCTGCCTTGCAACCCTTCCAGAAAAAAGACCTTCCGCCGAAAAAGTCCTTGCTGTTCTTGACCGTAAGCCTTTCTACCGCCGGCCTTGGGTTGCCATCGCGGCGCTGGTACTCCTTGCTACCGGCGCTTTCCTGTGGCAGCCAATCTATGAATACTTCCGGCCTGCGGACGTCAGCTTGGCAATTCTTCCCGTCCAGAGCACAGCAGATCTGCAAAATTTTGGCCAGGGCGTTTTGCATGACGTCACTGAGAGGCTTGCCCGGGAGCCAGGGAGTAAACCAAAGTTTCGTTTGATCTCATCTGAAGCTGCTGCCATGCGGGGTGTTACAACTCCCGGGCAAGCGGGAAGTATCCTGCACGCAACGCATGCTCTGCAGCTTGAACTGCACCGCGATAGCAATGGCGTTGCCGTAGAAGCAGCCGTGGTTGACGCAAATACCCATGCTGAGGTTCGCCATTATTCCGGACACTTCGCTCAATCCGACGTGGAAGACTTGCCCGGTGGCCTTGCAGGGTTGGTCTCTGCACCTGCCCCGAGCAGCAGGACTAGAGGCGGTCTCGCCGGTCGCCAAAGCAGCCTATGAAAGCGGCCGCAACTATCTTCGCCAGGGCCGCTTTAGCTATGACCAGGCGATCGCGCAATTCCAGCAAGCTGCCGCCGCAGACCGCCATTCACCCTTGCCCTTTGCCGGGCTGGCGGATGCCTATATCGCAAAATACAGTGTGGAGAAAAGCAGCCAAGCGCAGGAGGCTGCTCGAACTTATTTGCTGGCCGGTGAGATGCTGGACCCGGATTCGCCCCGGGTACGGACTGCGTCCGCGGGCCTGAATATTGCTTTGGGCAGGAACGCGCAAGCATTGGAAGATAGCCGCCGCGCGCTGGAGGTCGATCCGAGTAATGCGGAAGCATGGCTGCGGGCCGGGTTCGCTTACGAAATGCAGGGCACCTTTGACAAGGCGCTGGAAGCTTACCATAAGGCAATCCAGCTCGATCCCGGCTACTACAAACCCTATCAATATCTTGGAGGCTTTTACTATTACCAGGGCAAGTTTGCCGAAGCCGCGCAGCAATACAGGAAAGAAGTAGAACACTCGGTAAACGATCTGGATGGTTATAGCAACCTGGGCTCCATATTGACGGAGCTGGGCAAATATGCGGAAGCCGAGACCGCTTTCAGGGCGGCGGTACAACTGAAAGAGACTCCATTTAACCTAAACAACCTGGGGGCCACACTGGTCTATCTGGGGCGCGACGCTGAAGCCCTGCCCCTTTATCAGCAGGCTGTGGCGCTGCAGCCGGCAAGCCATTTGTATTGGATTAACCTCGGCGATTCTCAACGTAGACTAGGCCATGCTAAGGAATCAATCGCAGCTTATAAGAGAGCTCTTAGTTTGACATCAGCGAATCTTCAGATTAACCCTTCCAGTGGATCTATCCGGGCATTTAAGGCGTATGCCCAGGCCAGACTTGGTCAAAAGAGCGATGCAGAACAGGAAATAGGTCAGGCGTTGCAAGTTCCCACAAATGACAACCAACTCATTCGGAACGCGATATTAACCTATGAAGCCCTGGGAAACAGGGAGATGGCCTTCAAAGTCGCCTCACGTGCCACCCCGGAAGCGAGAATTGCGTTAGAACATCATCCAGACCTGGCGGATTTTCGGCAGGATTCTCGCTTTAAACAATTGATGGCACCAAAATAACTAAGGAGGAATGGCCAAATGGTATCCCCAACCCTGATTGCAAACGGATCCGGCACTGGGTCGTCCGACGTGATAGAGATCGTGCTTGATTACGATCCTGAAACAGGAGTGGTTACTGCGACGCCCGGTACCGTTGAAGAAGGAACAATCATTGAAAAAGATACAACCATCTGCTTCAAAGGTCGTGAAGGTAGAGTCCGTGTAGTGTTCCTCTCTCCTTTCAATGACAACACGATAGAAATGCTCGATTCTCAGGAGCGCAAGCTGACTGTAGGAGGCGTCTATCACTTCCGCTGCTTCTTCACCGAACCAGGAGGGAGGGAAATTGAAGGTACTACGGGCGGTATCCTCGACGTACAACCGAACCGGCCGTGATCGCAGTGCTCTTTCGATCTGCCTAGTAGAAGGTAGTTTCTTCGGAGAAGATGAAGATCCAAGAGACGGTCCGGGCCGTCTCTGTTTGCCGTGTCCTGCGCTCGTGGGTCCGATTTCCAGACTATTCTTCCATTCTCTTCACCCATCTTCCTCAACTCCACCAATTCAGAAGGAATTATGGGTTTCAGTCGCCATCGACGGCCAGAGCCTCATCATCCTCCGTCAGTTCATCGTCCTCAAACTCAAAAGCTTCCTGCTGGCTGCCCTGGCACATCCATACCGGAGCAAATGACAGACGGTGCAGCGGCGTGGGACCAAGCTCATTGAGTGCGGCAAGGTGTTTGGGCGAGCGGTAGCCCTTGTTTGACGCCAGATCATACTCGGGATACACCGGCGACCAGCGGCGAATCATTTCGTCGCGATGGACTTTGGCAATGATGGAAGCGGCGGCAATCGAGATGGAAAGCGCGTCGCCATGGATGATCTTGGTCTGAGGACACTCCCAGTTCACGCGGACGGCGTCCACCAGAAGATGGTCAGGGCCGGGAGAAAGCTGCGCCACGGCTTCTCGCATGGCAAGCAGTGAGGCCCAATAAATATTGATTTGGTCGATCCGCGCCACGTCCACGGCTGCTACGGCGTAAGCGATGGCATGTTGCTTAATTCGCTCGGCCAGCGTCTCGCGGGTCTTCTGGTCAATCAGTTTGGAATCGCGCAGGCCTTTGATGCGATAGCCGGGTTCGAGAATCACCGCACCTGCCACGACGGGACCAAACAGGCAGCCGCGGCCAACTTCATCCACGCCGGCAACAAGGCGCGCGCCTGATTCCCACGCCAGTTTCTCAAATTTCTGTGTGCATTTGAGCCGCTTGAGCAGCCGCATCTTCATGGTGCCCTTGGAAAACGGCAGTCCCGTGGCCGGATTCACCGGGATGACGCGCTTCTTGCGCTTCACGCGCGCGGGTTGGGGAGCGGCGGACATTTTATTCGAAGACACTTCCGTCAGCGGTTTCTTTCCACAAATTGTAACCCTGTAGCTCTTCGGGTTTCACTTCCGCATGCGTCAGGAACATGGGCTCATGATTGATAAAAGTTGCCAACCGAAGGGGCAAATGTCCTATGCCAAGACGGTCTCTATCGCGGATGGTTCCCACAGCGAGTGCGCCAGGATCAATCGAGCGCGGGCGCTGTTGGAAATACTGCTGGTAGATCCTTACGTGAACGATCTCCGGCTCCAGCTTCAGCACTTTGGCGATGCTGAAACCCTCGCTATCGGTGACGGAGTAGTACGCTCCCTCAAAAAGTTTAGACGGGACGCTACGAGTGGAAACAGAATCAGCCATGAGGATCAGTGAACTCGAGAAGGTCTGTGGTCCATTATGCCCCAGCCGACAGTGGAAAAAGAAAAAGCTGCGGAAAATTTCTTCCCGCAGCCTGGAGCGTGTAAGAAAATTATTCGGCTTGCGCGGCAGTTTCAGCGGCTTCAGCCTTTGCGGCCACGGCACGATGATCGACTTCACGCAGGCGTGCAGCCTTGCCTTTGAGTGCGCGCAGGTAAAATAGTTTGGCGCGGCGCACCTGGTTGGAACGCACGACCTCAACTTTATCCAACACCTTGGAGTTGAACGGGAAGATACGCTCCACGCCCTGGCCAAAGCTGACTTTGCGCACGGTAAAGCTGCCTTGCGGGCCGCTGCGCATGGAAATTACGGTGCCTTCAAACGCCTGTACGCGCTCTTTGTCGCCTTCTTTGATCTTGACCTGAACGCGGACGCTGTCGCCCGGCTTTACGTCAGGAATGTCCTTGCGCTGCAGCTTGGCAGCGAGTTTTTCCATTATTGGGTGCTGTGACATGATCGTATTCCTTCTTTATCTCTTCTTTTAATTTTAGCAATTAGTAGCTAGCAAATGGCAAATAGCGAACTTCGTTGATCCATGCAGTTGCTATTTGCTGATTGCCAGTTGCTATTTGCTCTTCTTGCCGACTTCAGCTAGAAACTTTTTGTCTTCCTCGCTCAGCGGCTGCCGTTCCAGCAGGTCCGGACGATTACGCAATGTCTTTTCCAGCGCCTTGCCGCGACGCCACTTGCGTATCTGCTCATGGTTGCCGCCGATCAAAACTTCCGGCACCGCCATCCCGCGAAACTCCGCCGGCCGCGTGTAATGCGGATAATCCAGCAACCCGCCCGATCCGCATGTGCTGTCCGGCCCATCAACGCCGGCTTTTTGGGGGTTACTAAAAGAAGCCCCGCTAAAACTTTCCTGCCGTGCCGACGCCGCGTTTCCCAGTGCTCCCGGAACCAGCCGCGTGATGGTGTCAATCATCACCGCCGCGCCCAACTCGCCGCCACTCAGAACGTAGTCGCCAATGGAAATTTCCTGGTCCGCCAGGCTCTCGGCCACCCGCTCGTCCACGCCTTCATAGCGCCCGCAGATCAAAATAATCCGCTCCAGCGCGGCCATCTCTTCCGCCACTGCCTGCGTAAAAATCCGGCCTTGTGGAGAGAGCAACACCACAGTCTCTTTCGCCTCGCCCGCCAGTCGTTGATCGCGCGTCGCCAGTTTCAACGACTCTACGCATTCAAACAGCGGTTCCGGCTTCAACACCATTCCTTCACCACCGCCAAACGGGCGGTCATCCACCGTCTTGTGCCGGTCCGTGGTAAAGGCCCGCAGGTCGTGAATTTTTATTTCAATGAACGAGGCTTCGCGCGCCCTGCGCACAATGCCGTAATCCAGCGGCCCGCTAAAAAAGTCCGGAAAAATAGTTACGATCTCGAACTTCATTTGTGCGGACCCGATCAAGACTTCTCATGCTGCCGCTGTTTTTCTTCCTGGTTCAGCGGCGCATCCAGCTCAAGCAGTCCTTCCGGAAGCTTCATCTCCAGGCGCTTCTGCTCCAGCGCAATCTTTTCAATGTAAGCAGCAGCAAATGGGACCAGGTATTCCTTCTCGCCCTGGATCACCAGCAGCGGCGCTTCTCCGCTGCCAAACTGGACATCTTTAATCCGTCCGATCTCGCGGCCGGAATCCGTTACGGTGCAGCCTGCTAGATCGCTTACGTAAAACTCGTCGTTGCCCAGTGCAGCGCGTTCGCTGCGTGGGATCTGGATCTCGCTTCCCACCAGCGTTTCCGCATCGCTGATGGAATCCACGCCGGCAAACTTGAGCACCACCATGCCTTTGTGGAACCAGTGCTCGTCCAGGTCAAGCTTTCGCCGCTTCAGCTCAGCCGCGCCGCTTAGCTTCCCCCTGTCGCCAAGCGCAAAAAGTTTCCTGCGCGATTCAAACAGCTCGGGGAAATCGGTGAGCAAGGTTGCGGCAACTTCGCCGTGGCGTCCCTGCGTTTTGGCCACCCGGGCAATCGTGACGAACTCAGCTTCTTCAGTCATCCGCGCTGCCGGGCCCAATCAGGGCAGAAAGATCAGCAAAGCTATTCCGCCGGGCCAGTTTCCTCGTCGTCTTCGTCTTCAATAATCTCCAGCATGTAGCGTTTCTTGTACTTCATGCTGGCCGCGCCCAATAGCGTGCGGATTGATTTGGCCGTGCGTCCCTGCCGGCCGATCACCTTGCCCAGGTCCGTTGCCGCCACGCGCAATTCCAGGATCGTGGCGTCGCCATCTTCAACCGGGGTCACTTGAACTTGTTCTGGAGCGTCTACAAGAGCCTGAGCAATCTGCTCCACGAGCATACGCATATCGCCGCCCGTTTCCGTCATGGGGGAGTCCTTCACCTAGCTAAGCTTGGGGCCCAAACTTCTCTGACTGTGTCCCGGAAAAGAACTGACTCTTGCTTCTTGCCTCAGGCCGCCGGCGCCGGTGCGGCTTTTGCTTTGGTGAGCAGACGCCCCACGGTATCAGAAAGCTGCGCGCCCTTTGAGACCCAATAATCAATACGGTCACGTTTCAAGTCGATTGTAGTGGGATTGGTCCGGGGATTGTAAAGTCCCACCACTTCCACAGAGCGACCATTGCGGGCGCACTCCTTATCAATCACCACCACACGGTAATACGGCTGCTTGCGCGCACCAATGCGCGCCAATCGAATCATTAGCACAGTTGCACTGAATCCTTTCCTGATTGACGCCCGGACATGCTGGGCAAGTTGTTATTATCGCGCAAGTTGCGGGTATTGGCAAGGCGGATGGCTGCTGCTTTGCGCGCTTTGCAATTTTCAATCTGTCTTTTGTGAGACCACTTTGCGTTGCAAACAATGAAAGCCAAATTTCAATCGCTTTTAGACGAGCATATTTTTTCTTAAGAGCCCTCGATATTTTGCCTTCATTTGTTTCCTAGTGAGAGCCTAAGGGCGACCCCTAACTGCTTTTCCATTTCTCGACAATCGCTTCATCCCGATTCAGTTTTCGAAAGTGGCGATTTACCGAAAATACAATAATTTAATCATTATATTGTTATAACATAATAATAATATATTATTATCATGTTGATGTACAAGGTCGTTATATGATTTTTAGAGCTCCAGCGTTGCTGGCATCAGAGTTGGAAGTGCTTGAAAAGATAAAGGCAATGCGCCAATCCCTAAAATATTCAATCAGCTCCCCGGGGCGCTGGTTTGGGGCTCTTCGGCGAGCTACTCTGGCCCGGAATATCAGGCACTCCAATAGCATTGAAGGTATCAATGTCACCAGGGACGATGCCCTTGCCGCAGTGGACGATGACGAGCCTCTCTCGGCTGAAAGAACAACATGGCAGGCTACGGTGGGATATAGAAACGCAATGACGTACGCTCTGCAACTCGCCGATGATCCGCATTTTTCTTACAGTGAGGGCTTAATCCGCAGTTTGCACTTCATGATGATTCAGCATGACCTGGGGAAGAAGCCGGGCAGGTATCGGCCTGGCGTCATTTATGTCCGTGACGAACGAAAGCAGCAAAATATCTATGAAGGGCCGGACGCTGAGTTGGTGCCAAGGCTCATGCAGGAACTCGTTACATCCCTGAATGAAACGTCTGACGTGCCGGTAATGATACGTGCAGCGATGGGTCACCTGAATTTGGTAATGATCCATCCATTTTCAGACGGCAATGGCAGAATGGCCCGCTGCCTGCAAACCTTGATTTTGGGAAGGGAGCAAATCATCGAACCGCCTTTTTGCAGTATCGAAGAATATCTGGGCAGGTACACGCAGGACTATTATGACGTTCTTGCAGAAGTCGGTAAGGGAGCGTTTCATCCGGAAAACGACTGCCGGCCCTGGATTCGATTCAATCTCGTCGCCCATTTTCGGCAGGCGTCATGGCTTCTTCAGCGCAGCCGGATGTCTCAGCGCGTCTGGACTGAAATTGAGCAACTTGTAGTCACAAAAGGCATCCATGAGAGGTCGATTCCGGCGTTGTTCGATGCCGCATCTGGTTTTCGCATCAGGCGCACGCACTACAGGAACTCGACAGGAGTATCCGAACAGGTTGCGAGCCGGGACTTAAGAATCCTGGTCGATCTTGGCTTATTAGTCGCAAAAGGCGAAACGCGAGGAAGGGTTTATGACGCATCGGCGGCGCTGCATGACATTTATTTGCGGCACTATGAATCAAGATCGAATGTTGATCCATTTACACAGTGAAGGATTGCCCTTTTTCGATCCAGGGACGTGACGTATTAAGAATCGCGTGGACTGCGACATGCAGAGCGTCACTGCCAAACATTGTCTGGTCTTCTGCTATAGCCTGCTCAGATCTTCCAACATTTTGCCCAGCACCCTTCTTACATCGTCCGCCGATCTCACCTCAAAGCTCCGTATCTTCAGTGGCTTCAACATCTTCTCCACGTTACCGATCGCGCCAGTGACTCCTTCTCTCTGCGTGAATTCAAATTGCAGATAGTAAATGACACAATCCTTCTCTTCTCCGGTTTCAATTTCCGGCAGCTTGGGAAACGTATAAAAATCCATCGGGCTTCCCAGCAAAATGAAGACATGCAATGGTCTTTCCCCAGATTTGCTCGCTTGTTCCGACCCGGCTTTCAGCCTGCGCACGATCTCGTCCCGCAGATACACCGGACTCTGTTGCTTGTTTTGCAGGTCCTTTACGCTCACTGT
This portion of the Terriglobia bacterium genome encodes:
- the rplS gene encoding 50S ribosomal protein L19 — translated: MEKLAAKLQRKDIPDVKPGDSVRVQVKIKEGDKERVQAFEGTVISMRSGPQGSFTVRKVSFGQGVERIFPFNSKVLDKVEVVRSNQVRRAKLFYLRALKGKAARLREVDHRAVAAKAEAAETAAQAE
- a CDS encoding sigma-70 family RNA polymerase sigma factor — protein: MADLNHQEARKTVSTNDKDLTVLLHRWRDGDPDAEEQLFRLLMPDLRKLAARCLRSERPDHSVQKSDLVNECFIRLLNARKIDWRDRGHFFAIVTVKMRRFLIDYARKKHIKPLPLEGLPEGLLAGRNWLEKAVVIDELLDELEKEFPIRCSVVVFRSYLGLSTKETAEKLALTEASVEHEWHRGKKWLHQKLSEGKC
- a CDS encoding sigma-70 family RNA polymerase sigma factor gives rise to the protein MASPGVLPSFEFNATYVHSLRQRDPATEEHFVSHFSPMLLRKLRKHLRSTELARELRQETFLRVLTFLRSNQSIRDPERFEYFVLGVCNNVLHETYRRQKKVAPLDPELDVVSNAPGPDARAMAAERADRVQRMLSGLSPRARAILKATFLEEKDRDEICVKFGVNRNHLRLLICRAKKTLSRCAREQMSKKSAVHLRRSSRSKRRTLVQVISSRPSSPKSAISRPATVFLPPLHATNVPTTAGTWL
- the rimM gene encoding ribosome maturation factor RimM (Essential for efficient processing of 16S rRNA) — protein: MTEEAEFVTIARVAKTQGRHGEVAATLLTDFPELFESRRKLFALGDRGKLSGAAELKRRKLDLDEHWFHKGMVVLKFAGVDSISDAETLVGSEIQIPRSERAALGNDEFYVSDLAGCTVTDSGREIGRIKDVQFGSGEAPLLVIQGEKEYLVPFAAAYIEKIALEQKRLEMKLPEGLLELDAPLNQEEKQRQHEKS
- the trmD gene encoding tRNA (guanosine(37)-N1)-methyltransferase TrmD codes for the protein MKFEIVTIFPDFFSGPLDYGIVRRAREASFIEIKIHDLRAFTTDRHKTVDDRPFGGGEGMVLKPEPLFECVESLKLATRDQRLAGEAKETVVLLSPQGRIFTQAVAEEMAALERIILICGRYEGVDERVAESLADQEISIGDYVLSGGELGAAVMIDTITRLVPGALGNAASARQESFSGASFSNPQKAGVDGPDSTCGSGGLLDYPHYTRPAEFRGMAVPEVLIGGNHEQIRKWRRGKALEKTLRNRPDLLERQPLSEEDKKFLAEVGKKSK
- a CDS encoding ribonuclease HII, which codes for MKMRLLKRLKCTQKFEKLAWESGARLVAGVDEVGRGCLFGPVVAGAVILEPGYRIKGLRDSKLIDQKTRETLAERIKQHAIAYAVAAVDVARIDQINIYWASLLAMREAVAQLSPGPDHLLVDAVRVNWECPQTKIIHGDALSISIAAASIIAKVHRDEMIRRWSPVYPEYDLASNKGYRSPKHLAALNELGPTPLHRLSFAPVWMCQGSQQEAFEFEDDELTEDDEALAVDGD
- a CDS encoding serine/threonine protein kinase: MLDREERLMGLVRETLRTPPGQRETYLRAACHQDQDLYSEVSEIVEWEERMGDFMRDPLVGLIDLEALDRPFKPHQVIADGFEIIREVGDGGMGVVYEAYDRKRQQRIAIKCAKLGYERLSPELRGALKVRHPNVCLVNEIHTADTDLGELDFLTMEFLDGETLLSRLSRGKLEHEEALKFARQLCAGLAEAHRCGVLHRDLKPANIILSPGTNKELRAVITDFGLAADQDGNTDLIGGTPSYMAPELKQDGTASPASDIYALGVILHEMVTGSKPFTQAANSHDDAQLYAVPGKPIKKLPRIWADAIRPCLATLPEKRPSAEKVLAVLDRKPFYRRPWVAIAALVLLATGAFLWQPIYEYFRPADVSLAILPVQSTADLQNFGQGVLHDVTERLAREPGSKPKFRLISSEAAAMRGVTTPGQAGSILHATHALQLELHRDSNGVAVEAAVVDANTHAEVRHYSGHFAQSDVEDLPGGLAGLVSAPAPSSRTRGGLAGRQSSL
- a CDS encoding tetratricopeptide repeat protein, which encodes MALQGWSLHLPRAAGLEAVSPVAKAAYESGRNYLRQGRFSYDQAIAQFQQAAAADRHSPLPFAGLADAYIAKYSVEKSSQAQEAARTYLLAGEMLDPDSPRVRTASAGLNIALGRNAQALEDSRRALEVDPSNAEAWLRAGFAYEMQGTFDKALEAYHKAIQLDPGYYKPYQYLGGFYYYQGKFAEAAQQYRKEVEHSVNDLDGYSNLGSILTELGKYAEAETAFRAAVQLKETPFNLNNLGATLVYLGRDAEALPLYQQAVALQPASHLYWINLGDSQRRLGHAKESIAAYKRALSLTSANLQINPSSGSIRAFKAYAQARLGQKSDAEQEIGQALQVPTNDNQLIRNAILTYEALGNREMAFKVASRATPEARIALEHHPDLADFRQDSRFKQLMAPK